Proteins from a genomic interval of Euleptes europaea isolate rEulEur1 chromosome 18, rEulEur1.hap1, whole genome shotgun sequence:
- the LOC130489934 gene encoding vomeronasal type-2 receptor 26-like — protein sequence MVKLVLLLLLPPVACKVHTVKSPLSDPIPVPHEWYQSGDLLIGGIASQIMYTLQEIPFKKNPLLDMFEVPDMVTKFYQHCLALTFAVNEINENPKILPNFTLGFHIYDSYYDDMMTYRTTLDMLFKMHKFVPNYKCDTQKKITAIIGGLSSKISFRVADILSLYKVPQINENPKILPNFTLGFHIYDSYYDDMMTYRTTLDMLFKMHKFVPNYKCDTQKKITAIIGGLSSKISFRVADILSLYKVPQLTYGSFTPEHESTAQTSSFFRMAPNETHQYTGIIQLLLYFGWTWVGLLAVDDDSGEHFLKTLEPLLSKNGICLALMGRIPNRSDWNTLVDINGLLSNIYLPFMDRKAKTFILYGESRTIVRLITLMFLGDPGYKENVSYRKVWIITAQIDFTLAGTQKGCDLQFFHGAISFTIHANELQGFQKFLQILKPCYAQEDRFLKEFWEQAFDCSCPNPTAPVDVNEACTGEEKLESLPEPFFEMHITGHSYSIYNAVYAVAHALHVVHSSRSNLQAMGDAGELVSFNDNREMESEFDIMNLVTFPNKSFIRVKVGSIGPDSLDSNKFVIHKDLIVWQRTLNEMVPLSVCNDFCYPGYQKKKREGDKFCCYDCASCPKGKISNQKGMDDCFKCPEDQYPNKDHDQCIPKTISFLSYDNPLGSSLALVAISFSLVTALVLATFIKHKDTPIVKANNRDITYTLLISLLLCFLSSLLFLGQPTKVSCFLQQSAFGIVFSVAVSCVLGKTMTVVVAFMATQPGSCTRKWVGKRLTNSIVLSCSLIQIGICTVWLGISPPCLTFDMQSMDEEIIAECYEGSPVMFYIVLGYMGLLSIISLTAAFFARELPDSFNEAKFITFSMLMFCSVWLCFVPTFVSTKGKYMVAVEIFSILASSAGLLVCIFSPKCYIILLRPELNKKKQLIRRTNSRI from the exons ATGGTAAAGCTCGTGTTGCTGCTTCTATTGCCTCCTGTGGCATGTAAAGTGCATACCGTGAAGAGTCCTCTGAGTGACCCCATCCCTGTTCCTCATGAATGGTACCAGTCAGGGGACCTCCTCATTGGTGGGATTGCTTCTCAGATCATGTACACTCTTCAGGAAATTCCTTTCAAGAAAAATCCTTTGCTAGACATGTTCGAGGTTCCAGA TATGGTGACAAAGTTCTACCAGCACTGTCTTGCCTTGACATTTGCTGTAAATGAGATCAATGAGAATCCCAAGATTTTGCCCAATTTCACTCTCGGGTTCCACATCTATGACAGCTACTACGATGACATGATGACCTATCGGACCACTCTGGACATGCTCTTCAAAATGCATAAATTTGTCCCCAACTACAAATGTGACACTCAGAAAAAAATAACTGCCATAATTGGGGGACTTAGCTCCAAGATCTCCTTCCGTGTGGCTGACATTTTAAGTCTCTACAAGGTTCCACAG ATCAATGAGAATCCCAAGATTTTGCCCAATTTCACTCTCGGGTTCCACATCTATGACAGCTACTACGATGACATGATGACCTATCGGACCACTCTGGACATGCTCTTCAAAATGCATAAATTTGTGCCCAACTACAAATGTGACACTCAGAAAAAAATAACTGCCATAATTGGGGGACTTAGCTCCAAGATCTCCTTCCGTGTGGCTGACATTTTAAGTCTCTACAAGGTTCCACAG CTCACATATGGCTCATTTACCCCAGAACATGAGAGTACAGCCCAGACCTCTTCCTTTTTCCGCATGGCCCCAAATGAAACCCATCAGTATACAGGGATTATTCAGTTGCTTCTCTATTTTGGGTGGACATGGGTTGGGCTCCTAGCTGTGGATGATGACAGTGGAGAACATTTCTTGAAGACCCTGGAGCCATTGCTTTCCAAGAATGGAATCTGCTTGGCCCTCATGGGAAGAATTCCAAATCGATCAGATTGGAATACCTTGGTGGACATCAATGGTTTGCTGTCAAATATCTATCTACCATTCATGGACAGAAAAGCCAAGACATTTATCCTTTATGGAGAATCTAGGACCATTGTAAGGTTGATAACTCTGATGTTCCTAGGAGACCCTGGGTATAAAGAAAATGTATCATACAGAAAAGTGTGGATCATCACTGCCCAGATTGATTTCACTTTAGCAGGCACTCAAAAGGGCTGTGATTTACAATTCTTCCATGGTGCCATTTCCTTTACAATTCACGCAAATGAGCTTCAAGGGTTCCAGAAATTTCTTCAGATTTTAAAACCTTGCTATGCACAAGAAGATCGTTTTCTCAAGGAATTCTGGGAGCAAGCTTTTGATTGTTCATGTCCAAATCCTACAGCACCGGTGGATGTCAATGAAGCATGTACTGGGGAGGAAAAGCTAGAAAGCCTTCCAGAGCCTTTTTTTGAAATGCATATCACTGGCCACAGCTACAGCATTTACAATGCGGTCTATGctgtggcacatgctttgcatgtggTGCACTCATCGAGATCCAATCTCCAAGCAATGGGAGATG CTGGAGAACTTGTGTCTTTTAATGATAACAGGGAAATGGAATCAGAGTTTGATATAATGAATTTAGTCACATTTCCAAACAAATCCTTCATACGAGTGAAAGTCGGAAGTATAGGTCCTGATTCTCTAGACAGCAACAAATTCGTCATTCACAAGGATCTAATTGTGTGGCAAAGAACTTTAAACGAG ATGGTTCCTCTTTCTGTGTGCAACGACTTCTGCTATCCTGGTTatcagaagaaaaagagggagggggataaattttgctgctatgattgtgctTCTTGTCCCAAAGGGAAGATTTCAAACCAGAAGG GCATGGATGACTGTTTCAAATGCCCAGAAGATCAATATCCAAACAAGGATCACGATCAATGCATTCCCAAGACAATAAGTTTTCTTTCTTATGACAACCCTCTAGGGAGCAGTTTAGCCTTGGTTGCAATTTCTTTTTCCCTTGTCACAGCTTTGGTACTGGCAACTTTTATTAAGCACAAAGATACCCCgatagtcaaagccaacaacaggGATATCACCTACACTCTGCTCATTTCTCTTCTCCTCTGCTTCCTTTCCTCTTTACTATTTTTAGGACAACCGACAAAGGTGTCTTGCTTTCTGCAACAATCTGCTTTTGGTATCGTCTTCTCCGTGGCTGTTTCTTGTGTCTTGGGCAAAACCATGACTGTGGTTGTAGCTTTCATGGCCACCCAACCTGGTTCCTGCACAAGGAAATGGGTAGGAAAGAGACTGACCAATTCCATTGTCCTTTCCTGTTCTCTCATTCAAATAGGCATTTGTACAGTTTGGTTAGGAATATCTCCCCCTTGCCTGACATTTGATATGCAGTCCATGGATGAAGAGATTATAGCAGAATGTTATGAAGGGTCTCCTGTTATGTTTTATATTGTTCTGGGCTACATGGGACTTCTGTCCATCATAAGCTTGACTGCGGCGTTCTTTGCCCGGGAGTTACCAGATAGTTTtaacgaagccaagttcatcaccttcagcatgctgatgttttgcagtgtttggttgtGTTTTGTTCCAACCTTTGTGAGCACtaaggggaaatacatggtggccgtggagatcttctccatcttagcctccagtgctgggttactggtttgtatcttttctcccaaatgctacattattcTGTTGAGGCCTGAACTGAACAAGAAGAAACAGCTAATCAGGAGAACCAATTCAAGAATCTAA